One genomic region from Streptomyces sp. NBC_00582 encodes:
- the hisN gene encoding histidinol-phosphatase, which produces MPDYLDDLRLAHVLADAADAATMDRFKALDLKVETKPDMTPVSEADKAAEELIRGQLQRARPRDAILGEEYGLEGTGPRRWVIDPIDGTKNYVRGVPVWATLISLMEAGEGGYQPVVGVVSAPALGRRWWAAKGHGAYSGRSLASATRLHVSKVAKLSDASFAYSSLTGWEERGRLNGFLDLTREVWRTRAYGDFWPYMMVAEGSVDLCAEPELSLWDMAANAIVVTEAGGTFTGLDGRPGPHSGNGAASNGLLHEELLGYLGEHA; this is translated from the coding sequence ATGCCGGACTACCTCGACGATCTCCGTCTCGCGCACGTCCTCGCGGACGCCGCCGACGCCGCCACCATGGACCGTTTCAAGGCCCTCGACCTCAAGGTCGAGACCAAACCGGACATGACCCCGGTGAGCGAGGCCGACAAGGCCGCCGAGGAACTGATCCGCGGCCAGCTCCAGCGCGCCCGGCCCCGGGACGCGATCCTCGGCGAGGAGTACGGCCTGGAGGGCACGGGCCCGCGCCGCTGGGTGATCGACCCGATCGACGGCACCAAGAACTACGTCCGCGGCGTGCCCGTGTGGGCGACCCTGATCTCGCTGATGGAGGCGGGCGAGGGCGGCTACCAGCCGGTCGTCGGCGTCGTCTCCGCCCCGGCGCTGGGCCGCCGCTGGTGGGCGGCGAAGGGGCACGGCGCCTACAGCGGCCGCAGCCTGGCCTCCGCGACCCGGCTGCACGTCTCCAAGGTCGCGAAGCTGTCCGACGCCTCCTTCGCGTACTCCTCGCTCACCGGCTGGGAGGAGCGCGGCCGGCTGAACGGCTTCCTCGACCTGACCCGCGAGGTGTGGCGCACGCGCGCGTACGGCGACTTCTGGCCGTACATGATGGTCGCCGAGGGGTCGGTGGACCTGTGTGCCGAGCCGGAGCTGTCCCTGTGGGACATGGCGGCCAACGCGATCGTGGTGACGGAGGCGGGCGGCACCTTCACCGGCCTCGACGGCCGCCCCGGCCCGCACAGCGGCAACGGCGCCGCGTCCAACGGCCTCCTCCACGAGGAGCTGCTGGGG
- a CDS encoding TetR/AcrR family transcriptional regulator: MPAARESLLDAAYAALALRPWSAVRMVDVAVTAAVSRQTLYNEFGSKEGLARALVRREADAYLAGIERALAVHGDARERLVAAAEWTFSAARDNALVRALLTGCWSERLPAPTLSAVPSSSAVPAQRRADGPLPSPGDLITAVRDRAVAVLGGPGATRADATELARACELAVRLALSCVAAPPAGEGGVAELVRGVLQRP, from the coding sequence ATGCCTGCAGCGCGGGAATCCCTGCTGGACGCCGCCTACGCGGCGCTCGCCCTGCGGCCGTGGTCCGCGGTGCGGATGGTGGACGTCGCGGTGACCGCCGCGGTGTCCCGGCAGACGCTCTACAACGAGTTCGGCAGCAAGGAGGGGCTGGCCAGAGCGCTGGTGCGGCGGGAGGCCGACGCGTACCTCGCCGGGATCGAGCGGGCGCTGGCCGTCCACGGCGACGCCCGCGAGCGGCTGGTCGCCGCCGCCGAGTGGACCTTCTCCGCCGCCCGGGACAACGCGCTCGTACGGGCCCTGCTCACCGGCTGCTGGAGCGAACGCCTGCCCGCGCCCACGCTCTCGGCGGTGCCGTCCTCCTCCGCCGTGCCGGCGCAGCGGCGGGCGGACGGGCCGCTGCCCTCGCCCGGCGATCTCATCACCGCCGTGCGGGACCGGGCGGTCGCCGTGCTCGGCGGTCCCGGCGCGACCCGCGCGGACGCCACCGAGCTGGCCCGCGCCTGCGAACTCGCCGTCCGGCTCGCCCTGTCCTGCGTGGCGGCCCCGCCGGCGGGGGAGGGCGGGGTGGCGGAGCTGGTGCGGGGGGTGCTGCAGCGGCCGTAG